The proteins below are encoded in one region of Clostridium estertheticum:
- a CDS encoding flavodoxin family protein: protein MKVLLVNGSPHEKGCTYTALAEVAGALEKQGIETEIFNLGAKPVSGCLGCYSCMKTGQCCMNDSVNEFLSKATEADGFVFGSPVHFASATGTLTSFMDRAFFANMWGGKLAYKPVAAVVSARRGGTTATFDQINKYFTMSNMPIVSSQYWNMVHGNTPEEVQQDLEGMQTLRTLGNNMAWLLKSIEAGKAAGLALPEKEAPVMTNFIR, encoded by the coding sequence ATGAAAGTATTATTAGTTAATGGAAGTCCTCATGAAAAAGGGTGTACTTATACTGCCTTGGCTGAAGTAGCCGGAGCATTAGAAAAACAAGGTATTGAAACAGAAATCTTTAATTTAGGGGCAAAGCCAGTTTCCGGCTGTCTAGGTTGTTATTCTTGTATGAAAACAGGCCAATGTTGTATGAATGATTCAGTAAATGAATTTTTAAGTAAGGCCACTGAGGCAGATGGTTTTGTGTTCGGCTCTCCAGTACATTTTGCTTCTGCTACCGGAACGTTAACCTCCTTTATGGATAGGGCATTCTTTGCCAACATGTGGGGCGGAAAATTAGCCTACAAACCTGTAGCAGCAGTTGTAAGCGCTCGTCGTGGTGGCACTACGGCTACATTTGACCAAATCAACAAATATTTTACAATGAGCAATATGCCTATCGTATCATCTCAATATTGGAATATGGTACATGGAAATACTCCAGAAGAGGTGCAGCAGGACTTGGAAGGTATGCAAACACTGCGTACTCTAGGTAATAATATGGCATGGTTACTGAAATCTATTGAGGCGGGAAAAGCTGCAGGTTTGGCATTACCGGAAAAAGAAGCTCCTGTAATGACCAACTTTATTCGATAA
- a CDS encoding Crp/Fnr family transcriptional regulator encodes MDNLVNNLKHCILFKGLTSLELQNLIISINYSISDNSKNSDDYHTSIVALEGDICDSLGIVIEGELEVQKHYASGKIVTLAKLNKGKIFGEAIAFSETNIYPATIISSIGSIILYISKKDVISMCSAYPIVLNNFMQLLSSKILLLNRKIKELSFETLRQKISNYLLSQYEIQKNLELILPMSRKNLAEHLGVQRPSLSRELVNMKSDGLIDFNKNLFQIKDLNGIEDILI; translated from the coding sequence ATGGATAATTTAGTAAACAATTTAAAACACTGTATTTTATTTAAAGGTTTAACTTCTCTAGAGCTTCAAAATTTAATTATAAGTATAAACTATTCAATTTCCGATAACTCTAAAAATAGTGATGATTATCACACATCTATAGTAGCCCTTGAGGGAGATATCTGTGACTCACTAGGAATTGTCATCGAAGGTGAACTAGAGGTTCAAAAACATTACGCTAGTGGAAAAATTGTTACCCTAGCAAAATTAAATAAAGGAAAAATTTTTGGTGAAGCAATAGCTTTCTCAGAGACAAATATATATCCCGCTACTATAATCTCATCTATTGGTTCAATAATACTCTATATTTCAAAAAAAGATGTTATATCTATGTGTAGCGCCTATCCTATAGTGTTGAATAATTTCATGCAATTATTATCTAGCAAAATTCTTCTATTAAATCGAAAAATTAAGGAACTATCTTTTGAAACTTTAAGGCAAAAAATATCTAACTATTTATTATCTCAATATGAAATTCAAAAAAATTTAGAACTAATACTTCCAATGTCAAGGAAAAATCTTGCTGAGCATCTTGGTGTACAACGGCCATCTCTATCAAGAGAACTTGTTAATATGAAAAGTGATGGGTTAATAGATTTTAATAAAAATCTATTTCAAATAAAAGATTTAAATGGAATTGAGGACATTCTAATTTGA
- a CDS encoding VOC family protein: protein MSNKSHTNGNKGKSSMELIAMHHMHGWMDDPEKTFVLFIELSEFEGDDGLIKNMMPLYKPLVTPQGTLGIERFDHVHAWTTDADGAARFYSDVFGMTTHSWIDPKNNIKIALLKAKNDPRSDKELDHEFVDCRTNVDGLIRHLGQAHPQ, encoded by the coding sequence ATGAGCAACAAAAGTCATACAAATGGTAATAAGGGAAAGTCGAGCATGGAACTTATCGCAATGCATCACATGCACGGCTGGATGGATGACCCAGAGAAGACTTTTGTGCTGTTCATCGAGCTGAGTGAGTTTGAAGGGGATGATGGCTTAATTAAGAACATGATGCCTTTGTATAAGCCGTTAGTTACCCCGCAGGGAACATTGGGAATCGAAAGGTTTGACCACGTGCATGCTTGGACTACCGACGCCGACGGAGCCGCACGATTCTACTCCGATGTTTTCGGGATGACGACTCATAGCTGGATCGACCCAAAGAACAATATCAAGATTGCTCTTCTTAAGGCCAAGAACGACCCCAGGAGCGACAAAGAACTTGATCATGAATTCGTCGACTGCCGAACGAATGTTGACGGCCTGATCCGTCACCTTGGTCAGGCTCATCCCCAATGA
- a CDS encoding NADH peroxidase, with the protein MKKFVCTVCGYIYEGESAPDVCPVCGAKSDKFIEKTEGDMEWADEHKVGVAKGVDAEVVEALRANFVGECSEVGMYLAMSRQADREGFPEVAEAYKRIAFEEADHASKFAEMLGEVVTGDTKKNLEMRVDAEHGACQGKKDLATLAKKLNYDAIHDTVHEMCKDEARHGRAFQGLLNRYFN; encoded by the coding sequence ATGAAGAAATTTGTTTGTACAGTATGTGGATATATCTATGAAGGGGAATCTGCACCTGATGTCTGTCCTGTTTGTGGAGCTAAAAGTGATAAATTTATAGAGAAAACTGAAGGTGACATGGAATGGGCAGATGAGCATAAAGTTGGAGTTGCCAAAGGAGTAGACGCTGAAGTTGTAGAAGCATTAAGAGCTAACTTTGTTGGAGAGTGTAGTGAGGTTGGTATGTACTTAGCAATGAGTCGTCAAGCTGATAGAGAAGGTTTCCCAGAAGTTGCAGAAGCTTATAAAAGAATTGCCTTTGAGGAAGCTGATCATGCTTCAAAATTCGCAGAAATGCTTGGAGAAGTAGTAACAGGTGATACTAAGAAAAATCTTGAAATGAGAGTTGATGCAGAACATGGTGCTTGTCAAGGTAAAAAAGATTTAGCTACTTTAGCTAAAAAACTTAACTATGATGCTATACATGATACAGTACATGAAATGTGTAAAGATGAAGCTCGTCATGGTCGCGCATTCCAAGGATTATTAAATAGATATTTCAACTAA
- a CDS encoding flavodoxin family protein — MKVLLVNGSPHAKGCTYTALDEVAGALEKQGIETEIFNIGAKPVSGCLGCSACMKTGQCFMDDSVNEFLSKAGEADGFVFGSPVHFASATGALTSFMDRAFSANRWNGKLPFKPAAAVVSARRGGTTATFDQINKYFTISNMPIVSSQYWNMVHGNTPEEVQQDLEGMQTMRTLGNNMAWLLKSIEAGKAAGLALPEKEAPVMTNFIR; from the coding sequence ATGAAAGTATTATTAGTTAATGGAAGTCCTCATGCAAAAGGGTGTACTTATACTGCCTTGGATGAAGTAGCCGGAGCATTAGAAAAACAAGGTATTGAAACAGAAATCTTTAATATAGGGGCAAAGCCAGTTTCCGGCTGTCTAGGTTGTTCTGCTTGTATGAAAACAGGCCAATGCTTTATGGATGATTCAGTAAATGAATTTTTAAGTAAGGCCGGTGAGGCAGATGGTTTTGTGTTCGGCTCTCCAGTACATTTTGCTTCTGCTACCGGAGCGTTAACCTCCTTTATGGATAGGGCCTTCTCTGCCAACAGGTGGAACGGGAAATTACCCTTCAAACCTGCAGCAGCAGTTGTAAGCGCTCGTCGTGGTGGAACTACGGCTACATTTGACCAGATCAACAAATATTTTACAATAAGCAATATGCCTATCGTATCATCCCAATATTGGAATATGGTACATGGAAATACTCCAGAAGAGGTGCAGCAGGACTTGGAAGGCATGCAAACAATGCGTACTCTAGGTAATAATATGGCATGGTTACTGAAATCTATTGAGGCGGGAAAAGCTGCAGGTTTGGCATTACCGGAAAAAGAAGCTCCTGTAATGACCAACTTTATTCGGTAA
- a CDS encoding TetR/AcrR family transcriptional regulator has product MSKVDRRILKSQEAIRKAIIELMSEKTFNDITIQEISDRANVSRRTIYLHYTDKFDLLDKLIEKHINELRELCESAADMSHIDAELLSFKYFERNYLFFSSMLASHGAPYFHRRFLEFILERIQYKLERIKNKVDVKEGINHGLSEGDDVFIQFFGAAFVGIVEWWFKNGMPYPPHVMAQRVGILLDR; this is encoded by the coding sequence ATGTCTAAGGTGGATAGAAGAATACTCAAATCTCAAGAAGCGATAAGAAAAGCCATTATTGAGCTGATGTCTGAAAAAACTTTTAATGATATTACGATACAGGAGATTTCTGACAGGGCAAATGTAAGCCGAAGAACCATCTATCTTCATTATACGGATAAATTTGATCTATTGGATAAGCTTATTGAAAAACATATTAACGAATTGCGGGAACTCTGCGAATCGGCAGCCGACATGAGTCATATAGATGCGGAATTATTGTCGTTCAAATACTTTGAGCGTAATTATTTATTCTTCTCTTCCATGTTAGCGAGTCATGGAGCTCCTTACTTTCATCGTCGATTTCTTGAATTTATTCTGGAAAGGATACAATACAAACTGGAAAGAATAAAAAATAAAGTTGATGTAAAAGAAGGAATAAATCATGGATTAAGTGAAGGCGATGATGTGTTTATCCAATTTTTTGGAGCAGCCTTCGTGGGGATCGTGGAATGGTGGTTCAAGAATGGAATGCCTTACCCGCCTCATGTTATGGCACAAAGAGTTGGGATATTGTTAGATAGGTAA
- a CDS encoding cupin domain-containing protein — MTNKSDNFSLMDIGSFENLLNLDFKGFKGKYFMGNDLGLTGCEVSLNCLAAGTGMPFAHAHKKNEELYIITGGNGTFFVDGVEFPVQEGSLVRVAPSGERACKAGDKDLYYICIQDQDGSLTQAAQEDGILGDAKASWMDI, encoded by the coding sequence ATGACAAACAAGAGTGATAACTTTTCTTTAATGGACATTGGTTCATTCGAGAATCTTCTAAATCTGGATTTTAAAGGCTTTAAGGGTAAATATTTCATGGGTAATGATCTTGGTCTTACGGGCTGTGAAGTATCTCTGAACTGCCTCGCAGCCGGAACGGGAATGCCGTTTGCTCATGCTCATAAAAAGAACGAAGAACTCTATATTATTACTGGCGGTAATGGAACTTTTTTTGTTGATGGAGTCGAATTTCCTGTTCAGGAGGGTAGCCTGGTACGAGTAGCTCCTTCTGGGGAACGTGCTTGCAAAGCTGGTGATAAAGATCTATATTATATTTGTATTCAGGATCAAGATGGCAGTTTAACTCAGGCCGCTCAAGAAGATGGCATACTTGGTGACGCCAAGGCTTCTTGGATGGATATATAA
- a CDS encoding IS3 family transposase — MIEQNNNLLNISLLCQTAEVSHSGYYQWQNNVDTRNEKEELDKKDFELILEAYKFRGYDKGSRGIHMRLLNQGIRMNRKKIHRLMNKYKLMCPIRKANPYRRMAKAMKTNNISENLVNREFQEHGPGMILLTDTSISFRQLLKDKKLRQSMSRRGNCWDNAPQESFFGHMKDEIHLERCSSILDLRFVIDDYMDYYNNDRYQWGLAKLSPNQYSTYLKNGEYPIKI; from the coding sequence ATGATTGAACAAAATAACAACCTGTTAAATATCAGCTTGCTTTGCCAAACAGCTGAAGTATCGCACTCAGGGTACTACCAATGGCAAAACAATGTAGATACAAGAAATGAGAAGGAAGAACTAGACAAAAAAGATTTTGAACTTATCCTAGAAGCGTATAAGTTTCGTGGTTATGACAAGGGTTCACGTGGAATACATATGCGCCTTCTGAATCAAGGAATTAGAATGAATCGCAAGAAAATACATCGTCTTATGAACAAATACAAGCTAATGTGTCCGATACGCAAAGCAAATCCATATCGACGTATGGCAAAAGCCATGAAGACCAACAATATTTCTGAAAACCTGGTAAACAGAGAGTTCCAAGAACATGGCCCTGGTATGATACTTCTCACTGATACAAGCATATCTTTTCGACAGCTTTTAAAAGACAAGAAACTACGTCAGTCTATGTCCAGGCGAGGCAACTGTTGGGACAATGCTCCACAGGAATCATTTTTCGGCCATATGAAGGATGAAATACATCTTGAACGATGCTCCAGTATATTGGATTTAAGGTTTGTGATTGATGATTATATGGACTATTACAACAATGATCGTTACCAATGGGGACTAGCAAAATTATCACCAAATCAATATTCTACTTACTTAAAAAACGGTGAATATCCTATAAAAATATAG
- a CDS encoding deoxycytidylate deaminase: protein MKRIDKHNYYLDICETISERGTCLRRNFAAIIVKNDEIMSTGYSGAPRGRKNCCDLGVCRREELKVPRGTRYELCRSVHAEQNAIISSRRSDMLGATLYLVGKEVSSGELVENASPCSLCKRFIINAGIEKVIIREDKILYKIVCVQEWIENDDSIQGDGGY from the coding sequence ATGAAAAGAATTGACAAGCATAATTATTATTTGGATATATGTGAAACAATATCTGAGCGAGGAACTTGTTTACGTAGGAATTTTGCAGCTATTATAGTGAAAAATGATGAGATTATGTCTACCGGATATTCGGGAGCACCTAGAGGAAGAAAAAATTGTTGTGATTTAGGTGTATGTAGAAGAGAAGAGTTAAAAGTTCCAAGAGGGACAAGATATGAACTTTGTAGATCGGTACATGCAGAGCAGAATGCAATTATATCATCAAGACGAAGCGATATGTTAGGAGCAACGCTTTATTTGGTAGGAAAAGAGGTAAGCAGTGGTGAATTAGTTGAAAATGCATCACCATGTTCTTTATGTAAAAGATTTATAATTAATGCAGGTATAGAGAAAGTTATAATTAGAGAAGATAAAATACTATATAAGATAGTATGTGTACAGGAATGGATAGAAAACGACGACTCAATTCAAGGTGATGGTGGATATTAA
- a CDS encoding ATP-binding protein yields MKRDIINIDESKCNGCGLCINACHEGAIELVDGKAKLISDEYCDGLGDCLPECPVDAIKIIQRDAMNYDIEAVLIKKEKSDNKEGKKSDLPCGCPGTMEKSIKRNISSNLVQSKVRVNTNVEEPVASMLNQWPVQLKLVNSKAGFLKGADILIAADCTAYAYGNFHKEFIKGRITLIGCPKLDDNDYYRDKIAEILENNEIKSITVIRMEVPCCAGIVFSVKEAMLKARVIVPYKEITIGINGVIV; encoded by the coding sequence ATGAAAAGAGATATCATTAATATAGATGAAAGTAAATGTAATGGTTGTGGATTATGTATAAATGCATGTCATGAAGGAGCTATAGAACTCGTGGATGGTAAGGCTAAATTAATAAGTGATGAGTATTGTGATGGATTAGGTGATTGTCTGCCGGAATGCCCGGTTGATGCTATTAAAATAATTCAGAGAGACGCTATGAATTATGATATTGAGGCTGTTTTAATTAAAAAGGAGAAAAGTGATAACAAAGAAGGTAAGAAGAGTGATCTACCTTGTGGATGTCCTGGTACAATGGAAAAGTCTATAAAAAGAAATATAAGTTCTAATTTAGTACAATCAAAAGTTAGAGTAAACACGAATGTAGAAGAACCAGTAGCTTCAATGTTAAATCAATGGCCAGTACAGCTAAAGTTAGTTAACTCAAAGGCAGGATTTCTAAAAGGGGCAGATATATTAATTGCTGCAGATTGTACTGCATATGCTTATGGAAATTTCCATAAGGAGTTTATTAAAGGGAGAATAACTTTAATAGGTTGCCCGAAGCTTGATGATAATGACTATTATAGAGATAAAATTGCTGAAATATTAGAAAATAATGAAATTAAGAGTATTACGGTTATTAGAATGGAAGTACCTTGCTGTGCTGGTATTGTTTTTTCTGTAAAGGAAGCTATGCTTAAAGCTAGAGTAATAGTTCCATACAAAGAGATAACCATTGGTATAAACGGAGTAATAGTATAG
- the upp gene encoding uracil phosphoribosyltransferase, translated as MSKVTQITHPLIQHKLAYIRDKNTGSKYFRELVEEVAMLMAYEVTRDIQLEEVEIETPICTTKCKVLSGKKMAIVPILRAGLGMVDGVLKLIPAAKVGHIGMYRDEETLQPVEYFCKLPQDISERDVIITDPMIATGGSAMDAISALKKRGAKNIRLMCLIAAPEGIKAISDAHPDVDIYAASIDEKLNEQGYIVPGLGDAGDRLFGTK; from the coding sequence ATGAGTAAAGTAACACAAATTACACACCCACTTATACAACATAAATTGGCATATATAAGGGACAAAAACACAGGTTCAAAGTATTTTAGAGAGCTAGTTGAAGAAGTTGCTATGCTTATGGCTTATGAAGTTACACGTGACATACAATTAGAAGAAGTAGAAATCGAAACTCCTATTTGTACTACTAAATGTAAAGTTCTATCTGGAAAGAAAATGGCTATAGTACCTATACTTAGAGCAGGCCTTGGAATGGTTGATGGTGTTCTTAAACTTATACCAGCAGCTAAGGTTGGACATATAGGGATGTATAGGGATGAGGAAACGCTTCAACCGGTTGAATATTTCTGTAAATTGCCTCAGGATATTAGTGAAAGAGATGTAATTATTACGGATCCTATGATTGCTACAGGAGGATCTGCAATGGACGCAATTTCAGCTCTTAAGAAAAGAGGAGCTAAGAACATAAGACTTATGTGTCTTATAGCAGCACCTGAAGGAATTAAAGCTATTAGTGACGCACATCCAGATGTAGATATATATGCAGCTTCAATTGATGAAAAATTAAATGAACAAGGATATATTGTACCAGGTCTTGGAGATGCCGGAGACAGATTATTTGGAACTAAATAA
- a CDS encoding HTH domain-containing protein: MSKKIFTNEQILALSKNKYIKRVSEKGITYTDEFKSLFVAEHILGKLSSQIFQDAGFDIEALGNNRIKSSSKRWRNAYKKSGELGLTDTRKFSSGRPLKRELTLEEIITRKDVEIEYWKAEAELLKKIELQERQVKNGNLRISSIFALIQNILSKSKYKYKNMIRHLCDVIGVSRSGYYNYLKSESTRNIREQKDLQLRRIVLKAFEHRGYIFWS, from the coding sequence ATGAGCAAAAAAATATTTACTAATGAACAAATTTTAGCGCTCTCAAAAAACAAATATATTAAACGAGTTAGTGAAAAAGGAATTACATATACAGATGAGTTCAAATCCTTATTTGTAGCTGAGCATATACTGGGGAAGTTATCGTCTCAAATTTTTCAAGATGCTGGGTTCGATATAGAAGCACTTGGTAATAATAGAATCAAATCTTCTAGTAAGAGGTGGCGCAATGCTTATAAGAAATCTGGCGAATTAGGCCTTACAGATACTAGAAAGTTTAGCAGTGGACGCCCGCTTAAACGTGAATTAACCCTAGAAGAAATAATCACAAGAAAAGATGTTGAGATCGAATATTGGAAGGCGGAAGCAGAACTATTAAAAAAAATCGAGCTGCAAGAAAGGCAGGTGAAAAACGGTAATTTAAGGATTTCTTCAATTTTTGCACTTATTCAGAACATCCTCTCTAAATCTAAATATAAATATAAAAATATGATTAGACATCTATGTGATGTAATTGGAGTATCAAGATCAGGTTATTACAATTACCTAAAATCAGAATCTACGCGTAATATTCGAGAGCAAAAAGATTTACAATTAAGGAGAATAGTTCTTAAAGCATTTGAACATAGGGGTTATATCTTCTGGAGTTAA
- a CDS encoding TetR/AcrR family transcriptional regulator, with the protein MSKVDRRILKSQEAIRKAIIELMSEKTFNDITIQEISDRANVSRRTIYLHYTDKFDLLDKLIEKHINELRELCESAADMSHIDAELLSFKYFERNYLFFSSMLASHGAPYFHRRFLEFILERIQYKLERIKNKVDVKEGINHGLSEGDDVFIQFFGAAFVGIVEWWFKNGMPYPPHVMAQRVGILLNRNL; encoded by the coding sequence ATGTCTAAGGTGGATAGAAGAATACTCAAATCTCAAGAAGCGATAAGAAAAGCCATTATTGAGCTGATGTCTGAAAAAACTTTTAATGATATTACGATACAGGAGATTTCTGACAGGGCAAATGTAAGCCGAAGAACCATCTATCTTCATTATACGGATAAATTTGATCTATTGGATAAGCTTATTGAAAAACATATTAACGAATTGCGGGAACTCTGCGAATCGGCAGCCGACATGAGTCATATAGATGCGGAATTATTGTCGTTCAAATACTTTGAGCGTAATTATTTATTCTTCTCTTCCATGTTAGCGAGTCATGGAGCTCCTTACTTTCATCGTCGATTTCTTGAATTTATTCTGGAAAGGATACAATACAAACTGGAAAGAATAAAAAATAAAGTTGATGTAAAAGAAGGAATAAATCATGGATTAAGTGAAGGCGATGATGTGTTTATCCAATTTTTTGGAGCAGCCTTCGTGGGGATCGTGGAATGGTGGTTCAAGAATGGAATGCCTTACCCGCCTCATGTTATGGCACAAAGAGTTGGGATATTGTTAAATAGGAATCTATAA
- a CDS encoding flavin reductase family protein produces MKKSISLSAQVVPCPVWVIGSYSKDGTPNLMTAGWGGVCCSVPACIAVSLREATLTYENIMERKAFTVNLPSLQYISEADYIGMESGRNADKFSKLGLTAVNSEIVDAPYVAEFPLVLECKVLHTIKIGLHTQFIGEIVDMKIEEMFLDDTGHIAIEALNPLVYIPKNNAYHTLGGKVGQSFAIGNKHR; encoded by the coding sequence GTGAAAAAATCTATTTCATTATCTGCACAGGTTGTGCCTTGTCCGGTGTGGGTTATCGGATCTTATTCAAAAGATGGAACCCCGAATTTGATGACAGCAGGCTGGGGCGGCGTATGTTGTTCGGTGCCGGCCTGCATCGCGGTATCTCTTAGGGAAGCAACATTAACATATGAAAATATTATGGAACGTAAGGCTTTTACAGTTAATTTGCCTTCATTGCAATACATAAGTGAAGCGGATTACATTGGAATGGAATCAGGGAGAAATGCGGATAAGTTTTCAAAACTGGGACTGACTGCTGTTAACAGCGAAATTGTCGATGCGCCATATGTGGCTGAGTTCCCGCTGGTCCTGGAATGCAAAGTTCTGCATACAATTAAGATTGGATTGCATACCCAGTTTATCGGGGAAATTGTGGATATGAAAATTGAAGAAATGTTTCTAGATGATACAGGGCACATAGCAATCGAAGCTTTGAATCCGCTTGTCTATATCCCCAAAAATAATGCCTATCATACACTGGGTGGAAAAGTGGGACAGTCTTTTGCGATTGGCAATAAACATCGGTAA
- the wecB gene encoding non-hydrolyzing UDP-N-acetylglucosamine 2-epimerase: MKNIKIMVIFGTRPEAIKMAPLIKELEKVPQIKCKVCVTAQHREILDQVLEIFNIKPEYDLNIMKTKQSLTGITCSVLSGLEEIFDKEKPDMVLVHGDTTTTFAAALAAFYRKIPVGHVEAGLRSYNKYSPYPEEINRKLTGALTELHFAPTTISRENLLREGIDEKNIFVTGNTVIDAMKYTIKENYVFESHELNSIDFKNKKIIMVTAHRRENWGIGIENICKALKIIVEENLDVEVLYLVHPNPVVKDVVYSILKDVSRIHLLRPIDTREIHNLMKKCYLVMTDSGGIQEEAPHLGKPVLVLRDVTERVEALSAGTVRLVGIDIDKIVLEANKLIRNVDKYNHMSKSINPYGDGNASIKIVDALVNYFNNISI, from the coding sequence GTGAAAAATATTAAAATTATGGTTATATTTGGTACGAGGCCTGAGGCTATAAAAATGGCACCTCTAATTAAGGAACTAGAAAAAGTTCCTCAAATAAAATGTAAAGTATGTGTTACCGCGCAGCATAGAGAAATATTGGACCAAGTTCTTGAAATCTTTAACATAAAACCTGAGTATGATTTAAACATAATGAAAACAAAACAAAGTTTAACAGGGATAACATGTTCTGTGCTTTCTGGACTTGAGGAAATTTTTGATAAAGAAAAGCCGGATATGGTTTTAGTACATGGAGATACTACTACTACTTTTGCGGCAGCACTTGCAGCGTTTTATAGAAAGATACCCGTAGGACATGTAGAAGCAGGTCTTAGAAGTTATAATAAATATTCACCTTATCCTGAAGAGATTAATAGAAAATTGACTGGTGCCTTAACAGAGCTACATTTTGCACCTACAACTATCTCTAGAGAAAATTTATTACGAGAGGGAATAGATGAAAAGAATATTTTTGTTACAGGAAATACAGTTATAGATGCTATGAAGTATACAATAAAAGAAAATTATGTTTTTGAAAGTCATGAGTTAAACTCAATTGATTTTAAAAATAAAAAAATTATAATGGTTACTGCTCATAGAAGAGAAAATTGGGGAATTGGAATTGAAAATATATGCAAAGCTTTAAAAATAATTGTTGAAGAAAATCTAGATGTAGAAGTGTTGTATCTTGTTCATCCAAATCCAGTAGTTAAAGATGTGGTTTATAGTATTTTAAAGGATGTTTCTAGAATACACTTACTTAGACCTATAGATACTAGGGAAATTCATAATTTAATGAAAAAATGTTATCTTGTAATGACCGATTCAGGAGGAATTCAAGAAGAAGCACCTCATTTAGGCAAACCAGTTTTAGTGCTTAGAGATGTTACTGAGAGGGTAGAAGCCCTGAGTGCTGGCACAGTAAGGCTAGTTGGAATAGATATAGATAAAATAGTACTCGAAGCTAATAAGTTAATTAGAAATGTAGACAAGTATAATCATATGAGTAAATCAATTAATCCCTATGGCGATGGAAATGCTTCGATTAAGATAGTAGATGCACTGGTAAATTACTTTAATAACATTTCAATTTGA
- a CDS encoding MraY family glycosyltransferase gives MSDRYVLAIITALISAVFTPLVKKLAIRVNAIDVPKDARRVHTKPVPVMGGLAIYIAFVLGVILYNGILTKSQTGIIIGATVIVIGGIIDDIKDLRPRYKLLIQIIAAICLLMSDVKISMITNPFRDFYPFISMGWINIPVTIIWIVGVTNAFNLIDGLDGLAAGIAFISCVTLMIVSILSGRLEAAFLTAVLSGAILGFLPYNFNPASIFMGDTGSQLLGFLLAAISIEGAIKSATAFVIAVPILAFALPIYDTLFAMIRRKVHGKPIMQADKGHLHHRLLAMGLSQKQAVIIMYFISAILGGIAIIAMQISTQRAYFLLATVGVITVLVAWKYGIFDQKD, from the coding sequence ATGAGTGATAGATATGTTTTAGCAATTATTACAGCTTTAATTTCTGCTGTATTTACACCTTTAGTTAAGAAATTAGCAATAAGGGTTAATGCCATTGATGTTCCTAAAGATGCAAGAAGAGTTCATACAAAACCTGTACCAGTTATGGGGGGTCTCGCTATATATATAGCTTTTGTTTTAGGAGTGATTTTATATAATGGAATTTTAACGAAATCTCAAACGGGCATAATCATTGGCGCGACTGTAATTGTTATTGGCGGAATTATTGATGATATTAAAGATTTAAGACCTAGATATAAACTCCTTATACAAATTATAGCGGCTATATGCCTATTGATGTCAGATGTGAAGATATCAATGATAACCAATCCTTTTAGGGATTTTTATCCTTTTATAAGCATGGGATGGATTAATATACCAGTTACTATAATATGGATTGTAGGTGTTACTAATGCATTTAACTTAATTGATGGATTAGATGGTTTAGCGGCAGGTATAGCATTCATATCATGTGTTACTCTAATGATAGTTTCTATACTTAGTGGAAGACTAGAAGCTGCATTTTTAACAGCGGTCTTAAGTGGCGCTATTTTAGGTTTTTTGCCATATAATTTTAATCCAGCATCTATATTTATGGGGGATACTGGCTCTCAATTATTAGGGTTTCTCTTAGCGGCTATTTCAATTGAGGGGGCTATTAAATCTGCGACGGCTTTTGTAATTGCAGTACCAATTTTGGCGTTTGCATTACCTATTTATGACACACTTTTTGCTATGATAAGACGAAAAGTTCATGGAAAACCTATTATGCAAGCAGATAAGGGACACTTGCACCACAGGCTATTGGCTATGGGCCTCAGCCAAAAACAAGCAGTTATTATCATGTATTTTATAAGTGCTATTCTAGGCGGAATTGCTATCATAGCTATGCAAATTAGTACACAAAGGGCATATTTTTTATTAGCAACGGTAGGAGTTATTACTGTTTTAGTAGCATGGAAATATGGTATATTTGATCAAAAGGATTAG